Genomic DNA from Lagenorhynchus albirostris chromosome 9, mLagAlb1.1, whole genome shotgun sequence:
TGAAATCACCTGTCTTGGAGGAAATTCTCTAGCCAGGGGTTAGGGCTGAGATCAGTATTAGGTCCATCTTTACAGTTgatgaaaactgaggcccagagaaattaaGACACTGCCTAAGGTCTCAGAGCTTAGGTAGCAGTCAGGATTTAGGCCTGACTGAAACAGTTCCCACCCAGGCTTCCCCAGTAAACAGGAGCAGCTTGGTGGAACAGAAGGTCGCAGCCAGGGGTGAGCAGGACCCCTGCCCTTCCCTTCCACGCCTTTTCCCCTCAGGCACAGAGTCATCCAGCCCATGGGGATGAGTCCCCGGGGTCAGCTCACATCCCTGCAGGATGCCATGTGCGAGACCATGGAGGGACAGCTCTCCTCGGACCCTGACTCGGACCCTGACTGAGAACGGCTGCTCTTCCGCTGCCCTTCAGAACTGGTGCTGCTTCCAGAGGAGTCCTGGGGGCCAGGACCTGGGGAAGCCACATCCCTCCCTCCAACTCGGAGACCCTTTTCTCTTTACTCCCACACTTCTTTTCGTGATTTGCCTTTggtccattttcttctctttagggCTGCGAGGGTCTTGTCCTATGAACTCTGGGAACTCAGCCTTGCTTTCCGCAAATGAAGTGGTTTCTTTTATGTGTGCCTGAGGGCAGGGCTTAACTGAAGGCAGAAATGTACATGGGTTTGGGAGGGCGGGGGCTGAGTGAGACACAGCACATCCACAGCTGGCATGCAGGCCCAGAGCTGGTGTTGGGCAAGCACCACATTTCACAGGGGAAAGAACCTGCTGGAACTTTATATGCTAATGCCAGAAACACACAAGGTAGGATCTGCTGTTTTTGTCCCCACTGAGTGCACGGCTGGCAGCCTCTTGCATTCTCGGTCCTGGCTCAGTGCCCAAGTTCTCTGGTTGTGACAGTTGGGTCTCAATCCTGCCCACTGGTTTCAACCATAAATACATGAAGGAAAATGTCTCTCCTGAAACCATAAGTCTAGATTTCTGTCATGCACCACAGAGCTTCACAGAAACATTATTCTGGAATAAAGAGTTCCAGGCAGGGATGTTTGTGTGTGAATACATGTGCAAGATACCAAGTAAAGGCACGTTAAGCAGAAATAGAATCATGTTTTTCTTACAATTCAGCACTTTTCCCAGGTGCGTATGCgtgtcttgttctttttttttttttttttttgctgtacgcaggcctctcgttgtggcctctcccgttgcggagcacaggctccggacgcgcaggctcagcagccatggctcacgggcccagccgctgcgcggcatgtgggatcttcccggaccggggcacgaacccgtgtcccctgcatcggcaggcggactctcgaccactttgccaccagggaagcccgcatgtctTGTTCTTGAAGAGTGAGGCCACCAGGTCTCCCGAGGAGTCTGTCGGTGAGATCTGCTCCAGCCCAGGGGCCCAGTGGGGAAGACAAGATGCCAGGAAGGAGAAAGCACTGGGGGCAGGGTTGGGGCAACCCCAGAAGAGGCCTGtacagaagcagggagaccacaGTATGTTCTGCCCAAACAGCAGTGTGGCCTGAGCACAGGTCAGGGAGCTAGGCGAGGTTTCCAAATGAGTACTGCCTTCTGTCTTAGAGGTTAATTCTAGCAGCATTACTGGAAGAAGGCCTGATGGGGGCGAGTAGAAACAGGGAGACAGGAAGCTGCTGGAATGGTCTGGAACAGATGAGTTTCTGGGGGTTGATGTGAAAGGCATCAGGGTCGAGTGAACAGGATGCGATGACCTTTATGAGGGGTGCTGGGTGCTCTGAAAGTCCCGTGGACTTGAGCTGGAAGAGGGCACTATGCCCATCTCTGAGATGAATCAGGGACAAATGTTCTCAGTCCTCGGGTGGTTTCAGTAGAGGAGAGACACGCACACACCCCCAAGCTCCCCTTTCCACGTTCATCTTCCCTTTCAGGAGACAAAAATGAAGGGATGCCCAGTTTCTCTATTAGTTTACTTCATGCCAGAAATGAAGGACAATCTCTAAAAATAAACCTACTAAAGAGGCCACCGCGCTAGAAAACCCTAGTGCGTTACCTGGGACCCAGACCCACACTTGGGGTGTGACTGGGGCTGCTCGACCCAAGTGGACAGATGCTAAACCTGCCCTTCAGATGGAGTCCAGTCTGGGGTTCCAGGTTGTCTGAGTCCAAGAGGTTGACCATCAGAAGAACGCTTGTGGCATTAAGAGCTTCAGCAAAAAGTCAGGCCAGGCAGCTCCTGCACATCTGTGGCTGGGGTGGCCCCGAGTGCACAGACTCATGACCTGGGAAGACACTCCAGGGGCAGCCTCAGGTCGCATGTTCTGGTTCAGCCAAAATTTGTAAGCGTGCCCGAGCTGTTCTTCAGGCAGAGGGCTCGTCAGAAGTGGGCGGTGGCTCCCGTGTAGCCCTTTCTGGCGTGAGGAGCAGCCCTCACTCTCCTAATTTGTCCCAACCATCAAGCTGGAGCACAAAGGAGAGAGGAAACTGGTTATCTGAAAACATACCTGGGCACATCTCAGGGCCTGGAATTGAATTATTTCCTAAAACGGAAGCTTTTCTGTCCGCAAATGCTGCTGTTCAACCAAGTTAAGACGATGCCAGCAGGGCTGGGCAAAACTGGGCGGCTAAATGGAGGGCTTCGCTTAAGTAACCAGTCGAGATGTACTCACGTACGTTCACTGTTTGGAAAAGTAATCCAGCTTAGACTTCAGCTCATCCCTTAGTGTTTATTCTTGGACAGCaactcttttaaaataagtaaaccCCTAAAATCGTAACTTTACACAAATTTCTGTGGAACTAGAAAATAGCACAGGTCAAATCCTATAGGACTATAATTCTAAACGTCTATAGAGGCTACTTGACTTTGTCTTGCTGTTATATGGAAGTAGGAAGTCAGCCACCCAAGGCTCCTGTGTAAGCTGCCAGGCGGATCTGACCAAGATCTCTACTCCCCTGTGAGCAAGGCATCTGCTACGGTTCCTCTCGAGGTGTAAAGTGTAAGCATCCGTATTAGCCGGACTCTGCTTCCATTAAGCGACCCAGCAACGTGACTTTAACATTTGATGGTCTTTATTTCCTCCATATAATGAGATGAGAAATGGCACCGTCCTACATCTTATCCCTAAGAGCCAAACTCTGGATTGAAAGGCAATGATGTCTAATATCATGAAAACAATATAACTGCAAAGTCTTATATCTTTAAAAAGCCTCATATTCTTCTTGCTTTGGTTCAAATTGGTAAGAAATCAGGCTGTAGCCAGAGGCTGGGGGCTTTTGCCAGTGGAGGTGAGAGGAAAGGGCTGACTCATGGCCCTGAGTCCTGAAGCAGCCACAGCCAGAAGGTGAGAGGTTTCCCGAGATGGCAAGAATATAACTTACAGCATTCTAGTGAAGTCCACTTCCAGCAGTGTTAAACCTGGCTGTCATCATACATAATCCTCTTTGAGACGACTGGACTTAAAATGCTTAATGCTGCCCCCTGTAGAAAAGAACCCCTCACATCAAGGCTACACGTGCTAACTGATTCTCATGGGAAACTGCATCTTCTGTAACCTCACTTGTTTATAGGAGGTTTGACATCTAGAGAGATCAAGGCTCTCTGACTTTCTACGCTCAGCAGATGATACGTCAACTCCTCTCACTCTGATTATCTCCTAAAAGCATCATCCCACACAGGTTCAGAGAACTTCAGAATCACATCTTATCCTGGAGTGCTCCTTCAGTTTAGGGTACAAAGACAGCTGAAGTGTGACGACTGCAGAACGACAGCCCTGTCTGCCTAGACCCTCATCTCCACTCTGCCACTCAGCAGGAACGaagcatcagtttcttcatctctaaacaGAGGTATTAAGAATCACAGCACCCGATTCATAAGCACATAGATGGCGccaaacagtgcctggtacagggTTAACAGCAATATTACCTATTACTGTTACTGTTTTAGCCAAAGAGGGCGCCACTCCAGGTTGACCAGACCCCAGAGTAGAAGAGATGGCCCCTCCCGTGACTCTCAGCAGTCCCTACCTTTCCAGTTTCCCGCTGGATGAGGTCCCGCATCTCCTCCGTCCAGCCCAGAAGCTCCACCAGCCTTTTCACACCGTGAACCACGTCCCCCAGCTGGACCACATCCCTGCCCCGAGGATGCCTAGCCAAGGACCCCACCAAGTCCCGGTTGATGAGCAGTCGGGGCACCGAGCTCCTCACGGCCTCAGACAAGCTGGCGAAAGGTTCCACCTGAAAAATTGCCCAAACGTGAGGAGCACAGTGCCCGCCCTCCCAAGCCCTCGGGACCTTTCTGCCACAGCCCCTGCAGCCTCGGAGGGACAGCACAGACTGACAGTGAGACCTTGGATATGGAGAAAACCCAGCATCCGTTTCATTTCTTCAGTAGCACTCCCACCGCTGGGTCTCGATGCCCTtgttcccccaccccagcctgcctCTCATCCACGCCCCCTTTCTCTTCCGACATCTCCTGGGTCCTGTGGGTCTCCCTGCTAAAGTTCATGCACACCACCTTACCTGCCCTCCTCATCCACACTCACCAGTGACATGACAGCTCATCTATCTGGTCGCGCTCCCTGAGAGCAAGGGCCCGGCCCCTCACAGAGGGGCCACCACTGAGGGGGTCCTGACACACACACTgcaacagggcctggcacacagcaggcaggtTCACTGAAGAAACACACAGCTCTGGGCCTCTGACTGGCTGGGGCCCCAGGCACAGGTCTTTCTGGCCCCTCTGCCCCTTGGTGCCTGCATCCAATCAGGCGCAGCCCATTTCAGGGTCTCATCACGTCCTTTAGAAGTCTCCTGAGCTTCAAATCCGGAGGCATCTCCCAGGCCCCTCAAACACACGTGTGCAGGACTGCACTCAGCATCCCTGATCCAGATTCCCCCTCCCCAGCAAAGGCCCTGACCCCCACGAAGAGACAGACACCTCTCTCTTCGGTCCTCAAAGTGACGCCAGGCTCCGAGTCCAGCCGTTCCCTCTCTGCCGTCTCTCATAGCCCCGCAGTCTGACTGTGCTCAGCCTCCTGGACATCTGCTCACTTCAGTCCCTGTCCCCAAGTCTCTCTGATCCCGAGGATGACCAGCTACATCCCTGGTTTCACTGCCTCTACACAAGGTCGGTCTCTGTGATACGACCTGGGAGACCTGCTCCCGCCTCACGTCTCCCACACCCCTTCCCCTTGCGCACGGTGCCCACCTGCACTCTGGATACCTCCAACGCTGAgcatcctccctgctccccattcTAGGCCTGGAACACCTCTGCCTCCTCGCATGTTGAATCCACTCATCTTCCAGAGGTGTGGCCCCAGGGCGTCTGTcccaccagccccacctcctctgcCTCGTCCCGCCAGCCTCCTCCCCACATGTCTGTGCACCGCAAGGCCTGCTGACAAACCTCCAGAGAGGTCCCAAGGATGAGCAGCAGGTCTGCCATGGGGAAGTCAGCCAGATGCAGCAGGAACCTGTGGGGCAGCGTCTCCCCAAAGAATACGATGTCGGGCTTCACAACGCCAGTGCAGACCGGGCAGCGTGGGACCGTGTCCACCATCACGTCGGCCTGGGGTGACACAGAGAGAAAGGGGGCCCAAGGAAGCTGTCACAACACACTTTAAacggaaaaggcaaaaccagcTTCTTATTGAGAAACTGTCAAGCGTTCCACAGCTGAGACAGTAGTACAGTGAAGCCCCCTGTCTATAATGAACCCAGCTTCAGCAATTACTGACACTCTGCCAGTTTCATATAGCACCCCAGAATTTGGGGAGCTTGCAGTATTTGAAAGCAGATCATGGACACCATACGATATCCAACGCATTGAACACTACGCTCTGCACCTGGGGTGCTTATCAGAGATATGCAGGTGCTGAGGAAACACAGCTGAACTTGGAACAATACAGGGGTCAGGGGCACCAACCCTCCGCACAAATGAAAATCTATACAGAACTTAGAGTTAGTTAACCCTCTGTACAGATggttcctctgtatctgtggttcaaccaaccatggatcaagtAGTCCTGCAgtacacatttattgaaaaaaatccacatatgagtggacccacacagttcaaacccgtgttcaaaggtcaactgtactgATTATATAGTCCTCAGAAGTACTCTGTAGGCATTTGGCCAACAACAGGCATTATTCAATTTGTCCCTGATTTTAGCTGAAGTGATCCTGACATCATCACCTTAGCCCTGAAGACATTCAGGTCGGCTTCAACTCACTGGCTGGAGTTATGAGTCACAACATTTTCCACAGACTTCCTCCTTGCAGGCCAAGGTgaagcagatgtaagctattattatATCCTGCTACACTTGGATTCATGCTTGGGCTAGACATTAGAGGAGGAAACTAAGGAAAAAGACACCTGGCTTCTAAGATAAACCTTTACAGCTAATGGGATTTGTTTTTGCAGGCAGAACCCAGTAAGGAGCAGCAGAAACAACAGACAAAAGAGATGGGCTGGTCAACGACTTCAGATATTCGCAGATACAGATTAGAAACTATATTatgggtaaatttttaaaaagacaggctTGAAATATCTATTGGAGATAGAAAGCTATACAAAATAATGTCGTGGATTTGAAAAAGAACCAGATAGAACTTCCAGTAATAAAAAGTAGAGTATCGAAAATTAAAGCTCAGTGGAAGGGCTTTATCCTCTATGACAGAACAGAATATCGATAAACTGGAAAGTAGATCAGGAGAAGAACCCAGAATGCAGCACAAAGACGAGCAGGATGGGTGTAGAAAAGAGCCGCCAAGGGCTGCGGACAGCGTGAACCAGTCTCAGAGGTGCTTCACCCAAGGTCCACACAGAGAGGACACGACATGGTGGGGCAGTCACTGTCTGAAGGGTCATGACTGAAGATTTTTCAGCAAAAATGAAAGATATCAAACCTCAGATTCAGAAAGCTCTACAATTTttaagcagaataaacaaaaggaaatccATACGGAGACAAACCATAGTAAAGTGCAAAACTCCAAagagaaaagttttttaaaatatgcagagaATAGATAGCAACAGACTGATTCTAAAGTTGATATGGAAagcaaaagactcagaatagccaacacaatgtGGAAGAAGATGATcgatgaaagaaaaatatggtaAGTCaggcttcattaaaattaaagacttctcctctgtgaaagacaataagAGGATGAGACGACAAGTCACAGACGGggagaaaatatgcaaaagacacatctgataaagaacaataagaaaatggGCAACCCAGTTAAAAACTGAGCCCAagacctcaccaaagaagatatacagatggtaaatgAGCATATGAAACAAGTTCAACATCATATGCCACtaggaaattgcaaattaaacaatgatattccactacacacctattaagaACGGCCAGAatcagaacactgacaacaccaagtgcttatgaggatgtggagcaacaggaactcacaTTCACTGCcgctgggaatgcaaaatggggCAGCCCCTTGGGAAGACACAAACTAAACACGGTCTTACCATAGCATTCAGCAATcacgctccttggtatttacccagaggaacttatgtccacataaaaacctgcacatggatgtttatagcaactttattcataattgccaaagcaatcaagatgtcctttagtaggtgaatggataaacaaactgtgttaCATCCAGCAAATGGAATattagcctaaaaaaaaaaaaagtgcttatcaggccatgaaaagacatggaggaaccttaaatacataatgctaagtgaaagaagccagtgagAAAAGGctgcatattgtatgattccaactctatgacattctggaaagggcaaaactatggagacaacaAAAAGGTCCGTGATtgccaacctaaatgtccatcaacagaggaatggataaagaagaggtagtacatatacacaatggaatattactcagccataaaaaataacaaaataatgccatttgcagcaacatggatggacctagagattaccatactaagtgaaggaagtcagacagagaaagacatatatatgatatcactcacatgtggaatctaattttttttaatgatacaaatgaacttatttacaaaacagaaacagactcacagatttcaaaaacaaacttatggttaccaaaggggaaacgtggtagggagggataaattaggagcctgggattaacatatacacactactatataccaacaaggacctactgtataacacaggaaactctactcaatattctgtaataacctatacgggaaaagaatctgaaaaagaatgaatatatgtatatgtataactgaatcactttgctgtacacctgaaactaacacaacactgtaaatcaactacactccaatagaatttttttaaaaatcagtggttgctaggggttggGGGCAGGAAGGGAATAGGGTTGACTGATTAGTGGATACAGGGTTttcctttggggtgatgaaaatattttggaattagatAGAGGTGGCGGTTGCACAACACagtgaatgtactaaataccaATAAAcggtacactttaaaatggttaattttatgctatgtgaatttcacctcaataaaaaataaaagacaggatCCTGTGCCATGTTGATATTTCAgaatttcatctttatttaagATTTTCCACTCTATCTTactctactttaaaaaaacccattctagggacttccccagtggtccagtggttaagaatccaccttccgcaaggatatacaacggagaaaagacagtctcttcaataagcgttgctgggaaaactggacagctacatgtaaaagaatgaaattagaacactccctaacaccatacacaaaaataaactcatggggcttccctggtggcgcagtggttgagaatctgcctgccaatgcaggggacacgggttcgagccctggtctgggaggatcccatatgccacggagcaactaggcccgtgagccacaactactgagcctgcgtgtctggagcctgtgctccgcaacaagagaggccgctgtagtgagaggcccgcgcaccgcgatgaagagtgacccccacttgccacaactagagaaagccttcacacagaaacgaagacccaacgcagcaaaaataaataattaataaactcctaccccgacatctaaaaaaaaaaaaaaaaaactattaaaaaaaccaactgtatataaataaataaataaactcaaaatggattaaagacctaaatgtaagaccggacactataatactcttagaggaaaacataggaagaacactctttgacataaatcacagcaagatcttttttgacccacctcctagagtaatggaaacaaaaacaaaaataaacaaatgggacctaatgaaacttaaaagcttttgcacagcaaaggaaaccataaacaagatgaaaagacaaccctcagaattgaagagaatatttgcaaatgaatcaacggacaaaggattaatctccaaaatatacaaagagctcatgcaactcaatatcaaaaaaacaaacaacccaatccaaaaatgggcggaagacctaacctaaatatacatttctccaaagaagacatacagatggccaagaggcatgtgaaaagatgctcaacatcactaattatgagagaagtgcaaatcaaaactacaaggaggtatcacctcacactagtcagaatggccatcatgaaaaaatctacaaacagggcttccctggtggcgcagtggttgagagtccgcctgccgatgcaggggacacgggttcgtggcccggtccgggaagatcccacatgccgcggagcggctgggcctgtaagccatggctgctgagcctgcgtgtccggagcctgtgctccgcaacgggagaggccacaacagtgagaggcctgcgtaccgcaaaaaaaaaaaaaaaaaaaaaaaaccattctaggataaagatgtggtgtatatagatatatacaatggaatattactcagccatttaaaagactgaaataatgccatttgcagccacatggatggacctagagattatcatactaagcaaagtaagtcagaaagagaaagacaaatatcataggatatcacttatacgtggaatctaaaataccacacaaatgaacatatctacgaaacagaaacagactcacagagaaagagaacagacttgtggttgccaaggggtagggaggtgtgggagggatggattgggagtgtgggattagcaaatgcaaactattatatataggatggataaactaCAAGggcctacagtatagcacagggaactatattcaatatcctgtgataaaccataatggaaaagaatgtgaaaaagaatatatatatgtataactggtcactctgctgtacagcagaaattaaacacaacattgtgaatcaactatacttcaataaaattaaaaaaaaaaaattctattcccAAATATTCCCAGAAGTACACAGAGGTGTAAACATGGGTATCattactgtattatttttaatagtaaaaatcacaaacatcataatatatcccACAACAGGTGAATTGCTAAATGGAATGCTCTATAGTTACTAAAAACAGTAAGTAGAGCTGTAGTTATTGACACAAAATATCCATGAAATTTTGCTCAGTGACAAAGCATGTTGCACATTAATCTTAATGATcccattaatgaaaaaaaattgtaactgtgtgTGGGTGTAAGTACCCAGAAGTGtgcatgtatgtttgtatatacatatctttctttttttaaggcctGGAACATTATACACCAAACTGTTAAAAGTGGGCTACaggaactggatgaaggcagaTTCATTTTTCCCTATATATTTCTctattgccttattttttttttaatctgaaaagatCCTATGGCCCAATAAGTTTATATTTacaggtactgggagttaggacttgcacatttttaaaaaactgaagtacaGCTGGTTTacgatattgtgttagtttcaggtgtacagcaaagggattcggttatacatgtgtatatatatgtatgtatacatattctttttttattcttttcccttataggttattaaagcTATTGAatgtatagttccctatgctataccgtaaatccttgttgtttgtattgccttaattttttacaagtacatattaaaaatattttcttagtattACTGTTCTGTTGTCCTTCCGACATGATGCTTATGCAACACCGCTTCTCCAGCTTACTCCCAGTGAGAAAGGCAGAAGGGAGAGAACTGTCAGTGTGACAACTCACCCAAAAGTCCTCCCCTGGGAAGGGTCTTCGGCAGACGGTGCAGGTGGCAGAGGCAAAGGATCCATGAGCTTCAACGAGCTTTGAGGCAGGGATGCCAGACGCTGAAATTCAAACCAAAGCTAAGTGCTGCTGCCCCCAGCTTGGGCGGAAGCCCCTTAGTGTAACCTCTGGGCTGAGCAGGCCCTCCAGGAGTCACTGCCCTTGGTGGAAGCCCGACAGCCCCGCCTCTGTCACCTACAAACGACACCCCACTGATCAGAATAACCTCAGGGGTGAGGCTCCAACATGGAGCCGAATCACAGTTAAAACAAAGCCTGTG
This window encodes:
- the SIRT3 gene encoding NAD-dependent protein deacetylase sirtuin-3, mitochondrial isoform X2, whose protein sequence is MALWACSVVPALRLWGLGGARPWTRRPCVAGGGRSISFSASASSVSGSGGHSQKFLLQDIAELIKTRACQRVVVMVGAGISTPSGVPDFRSPGTGYYSNLQQYKIPYPEAIFELSFFFRDPKPFFTFAKELYPGNYRPNATHYFLRLLHDKGLLLRLYTQNIDGLERASGIPASKLVEAHGSFASATCTVCRRPFPGEDFWADVMVDTVPRCPVCTGVVKPDIVFFGETLPHRFLLHLADFPMADLLLILGTSLEVEPFASLSEAVRSSVPRLLINRDLVGSLARHPRGRDVVQLGDVVHGVKRLVELLGWTEEMRDLIQRETGKLDGWDKLGE
- the SIRT3 gene encoding NAD-dependent protein deacetylase sirtuin-3, mitochondrial isoform X4, yielding MVGAGISTPSGVPDFRSPGTGYYSNLQQYKIPYPEAIFELSFFFRDPKPFFTFAKELYPGNYRPNATHYFLRLLHDKGLLLRLYTQNIDGLERASGIPASKLVEAHGSFASATCTVCRRPFPGEDFWADVMVDTVPRCPVCTGVVKPDIVFFGETLPHRFLLHLADFPMADLLLILGTSLEVEPFASLSEAVRSSVPRLLINRDLVGSLARHPRGRDVVQLGDVVHGVKRLVELLGWTEEMRDLIQRETGKLDGWDKLGE
- the SIRT3 gene encoding NAD-dependent protein deacetylase sirtuin-3, mitochondrial isoform X1, producing MALWACSVVPALRLWGLGGARPWTRRPCVAGGGRSISFSASASSVSGSGGHSQKFLLQDIAELIKTRACQRVVVMVGAGISTPSGVPDFRSPGTGYYSNLQQYKIPYPEAIFELSFFFRDPKPFFTFAKELYPGNYRPNATHYFLRLLHDKGLLLRLYTQNIDGLERASGIPASKLVEAHGSFASATCTVCRRPFPGEDFWADVMVDTVPRCPVCTGVVKPDIVFFGETLPHRFLLHLADFPMADLLLILGTSLEVEPFASLSEAVRSSVPRLLINRDLVGSLARHPRGRDVVQLGDVVHGVKRLVELLGWTEEMRDLIQRETGKVGTAESHGRGHLFYSGVWSTWSGALFG